A genomic region of Papaver somniferum cultivar HN1 chromosome 7, ASM357369v1, whole genome shotgun sequence contains the following coding sequences:
- the LOC113292879 gene encoding uncharacterized protein LOC113292879 — protein MKKIVVVVEEVEAARTALQWALHNLLSYGDLIILLHVFPVTKPSSSVNKKQNNHNSITNNRKRALRLKGFELALSFKGLCDSFLNAKVQIIVKEGDQDGITIAAMVREIDASALVAGLHDESFLYKMAMANTIINCRILAIKEPTVTKTNTTSILRNNSTNFDFSQIEITRLSVSPIRPPKIPYQILPSPFRIIWRSKR, from the exons atgaagaaaatagtggTAGTAGTTGAGGAAGTGGAAGCAGCTAGAACTGCTCTTCAGTGGGCTCTTCATAACTTGCTCAGCTATGGTGATCTGATCATTCTACTTCATGTCTTCCCAGTTACAAAACCATCATCATCAGTAAACAAGAAGCAGAATAATCACAACAGCATCACCAATAACAGAAAACGGGCTTTGAGATTGAAAGGATTTGAATTAGCCCTTTCTTTCAAAGGCCTTTGTGATAGTTTCCTTAAT gcAAAAGTTCAGATCATCGTCAAAGAAGGTGATCAAGATGGGATTACAATCGCAGCGATGGTGCGTGAAATCGATGCTTCCGCTTTGGTTGCAGGACTCCATGATGAAAGCTTTCTTTACAA GATGGCCATGGCTAACACCATCATAAATTGCAGAATCCTCGCCATTAAAGAACCAACTGTTACAAAGACAAACACTACGTCGATATTACGGAATAATTCTACAAATTTTGATTTTTCGCAAATCGAAATTACTAGATTAAG TGTTTCTCCAATTCGTCCGCCAAAAATTCCGTATCAAATTTTACCAAGCCCTTTTAGGATCATATGGAGATCAAAGAGATGA
- the LOC113298051 gene encoding protein decapping 5-like isoform X2: MAAEANRSGTGSGSADSYIGSLISLTSKYEIRYEGVLYDINTEESSIGLRNVRSFGTEGRKKDGPQIPPNDKIYEYILFRGSDIKDLQVKSSPVPTTPPIDHDPAIIQSHYSHPPAVPTSFPPPVSGPVTDHSSQTSQMGPPAGSSFQGGMPLHQSGGSLGPWGSSPLPPNVNGSGLAMPMYWQGYYPPPTGLSMPPSMQQPMLRPPTGLSMPPSMQQPMQYPNINSSLLSGSTNLPVSSLPDIGSPLLQSSSNHSQPLTSTALSSTLPLTFSTVHSAALGPDTTSNLIPNKAPVSGYPPAPISASNSFVSPAPNNIFDTIGNGAPTSEKPKSVTGYAAADQKMPQLVNPGASSLTRVEAPVPSLVTPSQILKSGPTAFSSSMSSELAHKDVEVVQTSPPEPPRAPAETQPPILPLPSPPEQRRNAAQYHNYHNHHSYNSYNYRGRGRGRRNGILGAPTKFTEDFDFTAMNEKFNKDEVWGHLGKIAQSKDKEADENEEDEDYPQDEDVTESSKTDGKPVYVKDDFFDSLSSNALDQERRNGRTKFSEQTFGNFPRHRGGWGGRGPPRGGRSRGYYHGTGNGGYVGGRGRGQAMSGRGYY, encoded by the exons ATGGCCGCAGAGGCTAATAGATCTGGTACTGGTAGTGGATCAGCCGATTCTTACATCGGAAGTTTAATTAGTTTAACATCTAAGTATGAAATTCGTTACGAAGGAGTTCTTTACGACATCAATACTGAAGAGTCTAGTATTGGTTTGAGAAATG TAAGATCATTTGGAACAGAAGGACGAAAGAAGGATGGACCACAAATTCCTCCTAATGACAAGATTTATGAGTATATTCTCTTCCGTGGAAGTGACATCAAG GATTTACAGGTTAAGTCTTCCCCTGTTCCTACGACGCCACCTATTGATCATGATCCGGCTATTATACAG TCTCACTACTCTCACCCACCAGCCGTACCTACAAGTTTTCCTCCTCCTGTTAGTGGCCCTGTAACAGATCATAGTTCTCAGACTTCTCAAATGGGACCTCCTGCGGGTTCATCATTCCAAGGCGGTATGCCTTTACATCAATCTGGTGGAAGCTTAGGTCCTTGGGGGTCATCACCTCTGCCTCCAAATGTGAATGGTAGTGGACTTGCTATGCCAATGTACTGGCAAGGTTACTATCCTCCGCCAACTGGCTTGTCAATGCCTCCCTCCATGCAGCAACCTATGCTTCGACCACCAACTGGTTTGTCAATGCCTCCCTCCATGCAGCAACCTATGCAATACCCTAACATCAATTCATCTTTGCTATCGGGATCTACAAACTTGCCGGTTTCAAGTTTACCAGATATAGGTTCTCCCCTTCTACAATCTAGTAGTAATCATTCACAACCTTTAACCTCCACTGCCCTATCCTCTACTCTGCCTTTGACTTTCTCTACAGTCCATTCTGCTGCATTAGGACCTGACACCACATCAAATCTTATACCAAATAAGGCCCCTGTTTCTGGTTATCCACCAGCACCAATAAGTGCCAGCAATTCATTTGTCTCTCCTGCACCAAATAACATTTTTGATACAATTGGAAACGGAGCTCCGACCTCTGAGAAACCTAAGAGTGTGACTGGGTATGCTGCAGCAGATCAAAAAATGCCCCAATTGGTCAATCCTGGGGCATCAAGTTTAACTCGTGTTGAAGCACCAGTTCCTTCCCTGGTAACACCAAGTCAGATACTGAAATCTGGACCCACTGCATTTTCCTCATCGATGTCTTCAGAACTTGCTCATAAAGATGTAGAAGTGGTGCAAACATCACCACCAGAGCCACCTCGAGCTCCAGCTGAAACTCAGCCACCAATATTGCCACTACCTTCTCCACCTGAACAAAGG CGGAATGCAGCTCAATATCACAATTATCACAACCATCACAGCTATAACAGTTACAATTACAGGGGGcgtggaagaggaagaagaaatgga ATTTTAGGTGCTCCAACTAAATTCACAGAGGACTTTGATTTCACGGCTATGAATGAGAAATTCAACAAAGATGAAGTATGGGGTCATCTTGGTAAAATAGCTCAGTCGAAGGACAAAGAAGCGGATGAGAATGAGGAGGATGAGGATTATCCTCAAGATGAAGATGTTACCGAGTCATCGAAAACAGATGGAAAG CCTGTTTACGTGAAGGATGACTTCTTTGACTCTCTTTCGAGTAATGCACTTGATCAAGAACGGAGAAATGGAAGGACCAAGTTCTCTGAACAG ACTTTTGGAAATTTTCCGAGGCATCGTGGTGGCTGGGGTGGTCGAGGTCCACCACGAGGTGGACGTTCACGAGGTTACTATCATGGAACAGGGAATGGTGGCTACGTAGGAGGAAGGGGCCGAGGTCAGGCAATGTCTGGACGTGGCTACTACTAG
- the LOC113298050 gene encoding uncharacterized protein LOC113298050, whose translation MVTEEESEKRIQSIMDNIFRTPKPKSITSVSGKETSKRKRGDSTNESSESSNSTGGVLSVGRFKRPAILCGSSLSSEAPLCRPWDRSDLLRRLATFKSMTWFGKPKAVSAINCALRGWINVEMDIIACEACGSRLLFSTPSSWSRQQIEKAAAVFSLKLDSGHKLLCPWIDNACEERLAQFPPTTPPALADSYKERSSALLQLSALPKVSSSAIDYMRSLQLEGFLEETSTLEIGPGEASAVTYFGSVDGRLDSNLYYQALKLIALCGWEIRTLPYAVDCDVPTQSSANIRPEESSLQVLNQKRNSVIMSSTTGGDETDIDEERQSLSELQSDPASSVLDCRLCGASVGLWAFSTIRRPLEMFRLIGSSEVNGRKDPGNYSLIGNTSGVGGPREEAHVASNGIMSAVASLKEKPLSLNLSIAGGPSPAKQNYRATVSLPVVSRHFRSVSSKSDVRDRTSCALDNTNSIQEKDHTYNTPCVQIAQTDVRSDKRKTTEFGSNVQSRLNSEFNEVDPLRNEINSDTQERDCLGIGSDSSLLVCEAGNNVTSSVDANADSAGKKDSKIVNEGPNVQKSLEMQITTPSAHCSGKEVEEAQLDHAVEFDPIKQHRHFCPWIISTGNVAPGWQQTLKALDHEKDPSHLTITSSPPSTPMLELDDPITSIRKLFTSPSSTKRKKVT comes from the exons ATGGTAACAGAAGAAGAATCAGAGAAAAGGATTCAGTCGATCATGGACAACATCTTTCGTACTCCTAAACCAAAATCCATCACAAG TGTTTCTGGGAAAGAAACTTCCAAGAGAAAAAGAGGGGATTCTACAAATGAATCATCCGAATCAAGTAATTCAACTGGGGGTGTTCTTTCAGTGGGAAGATTTAAGCGTCCTGCTATTCTGTGTGGGTCGTCATTGTCTTCAGAAGCTCCCTTATGTAGACCATGGGATAGAAGTGATCTTTTGAGAAGATTAGCGACATTCAAGTCAATGACCTGGTTTGGAAAACCTAAG GCAGTAAGTGCCATAAATTGTGCACTGAGAGGCTGGATCAATGTGGAGATGGACATAATAGCTTGCGAGGCTTGTGGATCACGTCTCCTTTTCTCCACCCCTTCATCCTGGTCAAGGCAACAGA TTGAGAAAGCAGCAGCTGTGTTCAGCTTAAAGCTCGATAGTGGACACAAATTACTGTGCCCTTGGATTGATAATGCGTGCGAAGAGAGATTAGCACAGTTCCCGCCAACTACCCCCCCAGCTTTAGCTGATAGCTACAAAGAACGCTCCTCTGCACTATTGCAACTATCAGCTCTACCCAAGGTTTCTTCTTCAGCAATCGATTACATGAGGAGCCTTCAACTGGAGGGTTTTCTGGAAGAAACATCAACTCTAGAAATTGGTCCTGGAGAAGCTTCTGCAGTTACCTACTTTGGTAGTGTAGATGGAAGACTTGATTCAAACTTGTATTACCAG GCTTTAAAACTCATTGCTTTATGTGGATGGGAAATTCGTACACTACCATATGCGGTTGACTGCGATGTCCCCACTCAATCTTCAGCAAATATCCGTCCCGAGGAGTCCTCATTACAGGTTCTAAATCAAAAAAGAAACAGCGTAATTATGAGCTCAACAACTGGTGGTGATGAGACGGATATTGATGAGGAACGACAATCTCTTAGTGAATTACAATCTGATCCAGCATCTTCTGTTTTGGACTGTAGGCTTTGTGGGGCTAGTGTTGGGCTTTGGGCTTTTTCCACAATTCGACGGCCTTTGGAAATGTTTAGGTTAATTGGATCTTCTGAAGTCAATGGTCGGAAAGACCCTGGAAACTATTCTTTGATTGGGAACACTTCAGGGGTTGGTGGGCCAAGAGAAGAAGCCCATGTTGCTTCTAACGGAATCATGAGCGCTGTTGCGTCACTGAAGGAAAAACCTTTGAGTTTGAATTTGTCGATAGCTGGAGGTCCTTCACCAGCCAAACAGAATTACAGAGCAACAGTTTCTCTTCCTGTCGTGAGCCGCCATTTTAGATCCGTCTCGTCTAAGTCTGATGTTAGAGACCGCACATCATGTGCTTTGGATAACACCAACTCAATTCAGGAGAAAGATCACACATACAATACTCCTTGTGTGCAAATTGCTCAGACTGACGTTAGGTCAGATAAGCGCAAAACAACCGAGTTTGGCAGTAATGTGCAATCACGTTTGAATAGTGAATTTAACGAAGTCGATCCTCTCAGGAATGAAATTAACAGTGATACTCAAGAAAGAGACTGCCTTGGTATTGGCTCTGATAGTAGTTTGTTAGTTTGTGAAGCTGGAAATAATGTTACGTCTTCTGTGGATGCAAATGCAGATAGTGCTGGAAAAAAGGATTCAAAAATAGTTAATGAAGGACCCAATGTCCAGAAATCTCTGGAAATGCAAATCACTACACCCTCAGCTCATTGCTCAG GGAAAGAAGTAGAGGAAGCTCAACTAGACCACGCCGTGGAGTTCGATCCAATCAAACAGCATAGGCATTTTTGCCCCTGGATTATATCAACTGGCAATGTTGCGCCTGGGTGGCAACAAACACTCAAGGCTTTAGATCATGAGAAAGACCCTTCCCATCTTACAATCACAAGCTCTCCTCCATCTACGCCTATGTTAGAG CTAGATGATCCCATTACTTCAATCAGAAAACTTTTCACGTCTCCATCATCAACAAAGAGAAAGAAGGTCACCTAA
- the LOC113298051 gene encoding protein decapping 5-like isoform X1 — protein sequence MAAEANRSGTGSGSADSYIGSLISLTSKYEIRYEGVLYDINTEESSIGLRNVRSFGTEGRKKDGPQIPPNDKIYEYILFRGSDIKDLQVKSSPVPTTPPIDHDPAIIQSHYSHPPAVPTSFPPPVSGPVTDHSSQTSQMGPPAGSSFQGGMPLHQSGGSLGPWGSSPLPPNVNGSGLAMPMYWQGYYPPPTGLSMPPSMQQPMLRPPTGLSMPPSMQQPMQYPNINSSLLSGSTNLPVSSLPDIGSPLLQSSSNHSQPLTSTALSSTLPLTFSTVHSAALGPDTTSNLIPNKAPVSGYPPAPISASNSFVSPAPNNIFDTIGNGAPTSEKPKSVTGYAAADQKMPQLVNPGASSLTRVEAPVPSLVTPSQILKSGPTAFSSSMSSELAHKDVEVVQTSPPEPPRAPAETQPPILPLPSPPEQRRNAAQYHNYHNHHSYNSYNYRGRGRGRRNGILGAPTKFTEDFDFTAMNEKFNKDEVWGHLGKIAQSKDKEADENEEDEDYPQDEDVTESSKTDGKPVYVKDDFFDSLSSNALDQERRNGRTKFSEQVKIDTETFGNFPRHRGGWGGRGPPRGGRSRGYYHGTGNGGYVGGRGRGQAMSGRGYY from the exons ATGGCCGCAGAGGCTAATAGATCTGGTACTGGTAGTGGATCAGCCGATTCTTACATCGGAAGTTTAATTAGTTTAACATCTAAGTATGAAATTCGTTACGAAGGAGTTCTTTACGACATCAATACTGAAGAGTCTAGTATTGGTTTGAGAAATG TAAGATCATTTGGAACAGAAGGACGAAAGAAGGATGGACCACAAATTCCTCCTAATGACAAGATTTATGAGTATATTCTCTTCCGTGGAAGTGACATCAAG GATTTACAGGTTAAGTCTTCCCCTGTTCCTACGACGCCACCTATTGATCATGATCCGGCTATTATACAG TCTCACTACTCTCACCCACCAGCCGTACCTACAAGTTTTCCTCCTCCTGTTAGTGGCCCTGTAACAGATCATAGTTCTCAGACTTCTCAAATGGGACCTCCTGCGGGTTCATCATTCCAAGGCGGTATGCCTTTACATCAATCTGGTGGAAGCTTAGGTCCTTGGGGGTCATCACCTCTGCCTCCAAATGTGAATGGTAGTGGACTTGCTATGCCAATGTACTGGCAAGGTTACTATCCTCCGCCAACTGGCTTGTCAATGCCTCCCTCCATGCAGCAACCTATGCTTCGACCACCAACTGGTTTGTCAATGCCTCCCTCCATGCAGCAACCTATGCAATACCCTAACATCAATTCATCTTTGCTATCGGGATCTACAAACTTGCCGGTTTCAAGTTTACCAGATATAGGTTCTCCCCTTCTACAATCTAGTAGTAATCATTCACAACCTTTAACCTCCACTGCCCTATCCTCTACTCTGCCTTTGACTTTCTCTACAGTCCATTCTGCTGCATTAGGACCTGACACCACATCAAATCTTATACCAAATAAGGCCCCTGTTTCTGGTTATCCACCAGCACCAATAAGTGCCAGCAATTCATTTGTCTCTCCTGCACCAAATAACATTTTTGATACAATTGGAAACGGAGCTCCGACCTCTGAGAAACCTAAGAGTGTGACTGGGTATGCTGCAGCAGATCAAAAAATGCCCCAATTGGTCAATCCTGGGGCATCAAGTTTAACTCGTGTTGAAGCACCAGTTCCTTCCCTGGTAACACCAAGTCAGATACTGAAATCTGGACCCACTGCATTTTCCTCATCGATGTCTTCAGAACTTGCTCATAAAGATGTAGAAGTGGTGCAAACATCACCACCAGAGCCACCTCGAGCTCCAGCTGAAACTCAGCCACCAATATTGCCACTACCTTCTCCACCTGAACAAAGG CGGAATGCAGCTCAATATCACAATTATCACAACCATCACAGCTATAACAGTTACAATTACAGGGGGcgtggaagaggaagaagaaatgga ATTTTAGGTGCTCCAACTAAATTCACAGAGGACTTTGATTTCACGGCTATGAATGAGAAATTCAACAAAGATGAAGTATGGGGTCATCTTGGTAAAATAGCTCAGTCGAAGGACAAAGAAGCGGATGAGAATGAGGAGGATGAGGATTATCCTCAAGATGAAGATGTTACCGAGTCATCGAAAACAGATGGAAAG CCTGTTTACGTGAAGGATGACTTCTTTGACTCTCTTTCGAGTAATGCACTTGATCAAGAACGGAGAAATGGAAGGACCAAGTTCTCTGAACAGGTGAAAATAGACACCGAG ACTTTTGGAAATTTTCCGAGGCATCGTGGTGGCTGGGGTGGTCGAGGTCCACCACGAGGTGGACGTTCACGAGGTTACTATCATGGAACAGGGAATGGTGGCTACGTAGGAGGAAGGGGCCGAGGTCAGGCAATGTCTGGACGTGGCTACTACTAG